In Hymenobacter sublimis, a single genomic region encodes these proteins:
- a CDS encoding MFS transporter — protein sequence MLVPSATAPARVYTPGFWLMCLSSLLFFMSFNMLLPELPDYLTRLGGAEYKGFIIALFTLTAGLSRPFSGKLADTVGRIPVMVFGSLVCFVCGFFYPFTATVAAFLGLRLLHGFSTGFKPTGTAAFIADIIPYARRGEAMGLLGVAGSLGMAAGPMLGSFLAEQFSLNTMFYCSSGLALLSLVVQGTMTETLPPDQRQPFRWSLLRLDWSEVLEPRVLKPALVTLLCLFPFGAVLTVIPDQSRLLGLTHGSKGLFYTCYTGASLVVRLLAGRASDRYGRVPVLIGSSALMAVSLALMALATSTPVFLGSAILFGLATGLNSPTLYAWTVDLSHPERRGRAVATMYIALEAGIGLGALLAGWLYANEPAHLPFVHALSALAVTAALLYLLGQRHTAAPVEE from the coding sequence ATGCTTGTACCTTCCGCTACTGCTCCCGCCCGGGTGTACACTCCCGGCTTCTGGCTGATGTGCCTTTCGTCGCTGCTCTTTTTCATGAGCTTCAACATGCTGCTGCCCGAGCTGCCCGACTACCTCACGCGCCTGGGCGGGGCCGAGTACAAGGGTTTCATTATTGCTTTGTTCACGCTCACGGCTGGCCTTTCGCGCCCCTTTAGCGGCAAGCTGGCTGATACCGTGGGCCGGATTCCGGTAATGGTGTTTGGCTCATTAGTGTGCTTTGTGTGCGGCTTCTTCTACCCTTTCACGGCCACCGTGGCGGCATTTTTGGGACTGCGCCTGCTGCACGGCTTCAGCACGGGCTTCAAGCCCACGGGCACCGCCGCCTTTATTGCCGACATCATTCCGTACGCTCGCCGTGGCGAGGCCATGGGGTTGCTGGGGGTAGCCGGCTCCCTGGGCATGGCCGCGGGCCCCATGCTAGGGTCCTTCCTGGCCGAGCAGTTTTCCCTAAACACGATGTTCTACTGCTCCTCGGGCCTGGCGTTGCTGAGCTTGGTGGTGCAGGGCACCATGACGGAAACCCTACCTCCCGACCAGCGCCAGCCTTTCCGCTGGAGCCTGCTGCGCCTTGATTGGAGCGAGGTGCTGGAGCCGCGAGTACTCAAACCGGCCCTCGTGACGCTGCTGTGCTTGTTTCCATTTGGGGCCGTGCTCACCGTCATTCCCGACCAAAGCCGCCTGCTAGGCCTCACGCACGGCAGCAAAGGCCTGTTCTATACCTGTTACACCGGCGCTTCCCTGGTGGTGCGGCTGCTGGCCGGCCGGGCCTCCGACCGTTACGGCCGCGTGCCGGTGCTCATTGGCTCCTCGGCCCTAATGGCGGTGTCACTGGCCCTGATGGCGCTGGCGACCTCAACGCCGGTGTTCCTGGGTTCGGCCATCCTGTTCGGACTAGCCACGGGCCTGAATTCGCCTACCCTCTACGCCTGGACCGTAGACCTGAGCCACCCGGAGCGGCGGGGCCGGGCCGTGGCCACCATGTACATCGCCCTGGAAGCTGGTATTGGCTTGGGGGCCCTGCTGGCCGGTTGGCTGTACGCCAATGAGCCCGCCCATCTGCCCTTCGTGCACGCGCTGAGCGCCCTGGCTGTAACTGCTGCCTTGCTCTACCTGCTTGGGCAGCGGCATACTGCCGCGCCAGTAGAAGAATAG